In a single window of the Arachis hypogaea cultivar Tifrunner chromosome 6, arahy.Tifrunner.gnm2.J5K5, whole genome shotgun sequence genome:
- the LOC112695651 gene encoding uncharacterized protein — MSTCHSWMQDLEEEEDDDGGLFYHHPHNLSRLSVCTTSSSMCGVDDDAMMMSRLSIEDYEDDGDEADGELSGGEEEGLSLSSASEKEDFPSSIGSSCCCSLPNTPPAARRRKNKVFGVKEKEKEYASDNGPGDRDGVVLITRPKGGNKTLCMGLEEVKACRELGFELELPPSLETSSSGANSPIANWRISSPGDDPREVKARLKVWAQAVALASASKYAT; from the coding sequence ATGTCTACATGTCACTCTTGGATGCAAGAcctggaggaggaggaggacgacgaTGGCGGATTATTCTATCATCACCCTCACAACTTGTCGAGGCTGTCCGTTTGTACCACCAGCAGCTCCATGTGCGGGGTGGATGATGATGCCATGATGATGTCACGCTTGTCCATAGAAGACTACGAAGACGACGGGGACGAGGCAGATGGAGAACTCtctggaggagaagaagaaggattaTCACTATCCTCTGCCTCTGAAAAAGAAGACTTTCCATCATCAATTGGTAGCAGCTGCTGTTGCTCTCTGCCAAATACGCCTCCAGcagcaagaagaaggaagaacaagGTGTTTGGGGtgaaagagaaggagaaggaatatgCAAGTGACAATGGGCCTGGTGATCGTGATGGGGTGGTTCTCATAACCAGGCCCAAGGGTGGCAACAAGACACTGTGTATGGGTTTGGAAGAGGTGAAGGCTTGCAGGGAACTTGGCTTCGAGTTGGAACTTCCTCCTTCACTGGAAACCAGCAGCAGCGGTGCCAACTCCCCCATCGCCAATTGGCGCATCTCTAGCCCCGGTGATGATCCACGAGAAGTGAAGGCAAGGCTCAAAGTGTGGGCGCAGGCTGTAGCACTAGCATCTGCCTCCAAATACGCCACATAA